Part of the Bacteroidales bacterium genome, GGTAAAACCGCCATCCACATCTATTCCGAGATTTTTCTTGGCCAGATCCCGGATGTGACCAAAACTGGATTTGACGGTATATTTTTCCCCCAGGAACCTTTCAATGGTTTTTGCCTTGGCAGGCGACTCTACGATTACAAGATTTTCTATCATTTTTCGGTGATTCCTTCGTTAAGCAATTGAAACACAAAATAACTTAATAATTACTACTTTTGACCCAAAATTGAGCTGGCCATGGATAATAAACCCGGCAAAACTACAAAATATTTAATCATCCTCTGGAGTCTTTACACTCTTGGACTGCTATTGTTCATTATCATTATGGTTTTGATAGGGCATGGAAAACTGGGTTTTATGCCCGATTTTGCCCGGCTCGAAAATCCGCAGACCAATCTGGCATCCGAACTGATAACCGAAGATGGCGAGGTACTGGGAGTCTATTTTATTGAGAACCGCTCGTATGTGGATTATGAGGAGCTGGCCCCCCACCTGGTGGATGCACTTGTAGCCACGGAGGATGTTAGGCACTACAGGCACTCCGGGATTGATCTGCGCAGCCTGGTGCGTGTGGCAATTAAATCGGTTCTGCTGGGTCAGGATGAAGGCGGTGGCAGCACCATCTCCCAGCAGCTGGCAAAGAACCTGTTTCCCAGGGATACTACCGTGAACAAAACAAAGCTTGGGAAAGCCAGTCACCTGGCCATTAATAAATTCAAAGAGTGGAACACGGGGGTGAGGCTTGAACGGGCCTATACCAAGAACGAGATACTGACCATGTATCTGAATACGGTTCCTTTCGGGGGTGAGTCTATTGTGGGAATCAAATCGGCAGCCCGGACCTTCTTCAATACGACTCCGGACTCGCTGAGCATTGATCAGGCTGCCATCCTGATAGGTATGCTGAAGGCTCCCACTGCCTATAATCCCAGGATAAATCCTGAACGCTCCCTGAACAGAAGAAATACAGTTATCAGCCAGATGGTGAAATACGGAAGTCTTTCCCGGGAGGAAGCCGACTCGGTGAAGCAGATTCCCATCAGCGTGGATTATAACCTGTCCAGTCACCTTACCGGACATGGCAAGCATTTCAGGATCTTCCTGACTAAATTTATGAACAGCTCCAAACCGACTCCGCCAGGCCGAAGCGCCGGAATATTATCCTGGGAACGGTACCGGAGGGATTCCTTGCGCTGGGCCGATGACAAGCTTTATGGCTGGATCAATAAGTTTTATAAGCCCGATGGCACGCAATATGATTTGTACCGCGACGGACTCCGGATTTATACCACCATTAATTACAGGATGCAGCAATACGCAGAGGAGGCTGTAGAAGCGCAACTGAAGGATTATCTGCAACCTGAGTTTTTTAAGGAGAAGAAGGGAAGGCCCAACGCTCCCTTTGCAGATATCACGCAGGAGGAGAGCAGGCTCATCCTGAATCGTGCTGTCAGGCAAACCGACCGTTACAGGACGATGATTAGCGCCGGGGTTCCCATGGACTCCATTATGATGTCTTTTAATGAGCCGGTTGGGATGGAGCTCTTCTCCTGGAACGGCCTGATCGATACGGTACTGACACCTATGGATTCTATCCGGTATATGAAGCATATCCTGAGGGCCGGATTTATGGCGATGGACCCTGCCGATGGATCGGTAAAAGCTTTTGTAGGGGGGCATAATTACCGGTATTTCCAGTACGAGCACGTTTACCAGGGCCGCCGTCAGGTCGGGTCTACCATAAAACCTTTTTTATACCTGCTGGCCATGCAGGAGGGTTATTCTCCCTGCGATATGATTCCCCTGGTAGCTACCACATTTCCGAATATTATTGATAATAAGGACACCACCTACACCCCGACGGCCCCCGGACGCAATGTCTTTGCCGGGAAGATGGTGAGCCTGAAATGGGGTCTGGCCAATTCCCATAACTGGGTGTCTGCCTGGCTGTTTAAGAATTTCAATCCAAAAAATGTGATCGACCTCATGCGCAAAATGGGGGTCACCTCCTATATTGACCCGGTGCCGAGTATGATCTATGGTCCGTCCGATATCTCCCTGGAGGAGATGGTGGGAGCTTTCAATACTTTTTCCAATGGAGGCGTGTATGTGAGTCCTGTGTATGTCACCCGCATTGAGGACCGTTACGGGAATGTCATTTCCTCATTTCATCCGGTTGAAGAGGAAGCCATCAGCCAGGAGACGGCCTATCTGATGCTTTCCCTGTTAAGAAATGTGGTGGATATGACCGGCAGGTACATGGGGGAGTTCTATTCGGGGACTGCCAACCGCTTGC contains:
- a CDS encoding transglycosylase domain-containing protein; translated protein: MDNKPGKTTKYLIILWSLYTLGLLLFIIIMVLIGHGKLGFMPDFARLENPQTNLASELITEDGEVLGVYFIENRSYVDYEELAPHLVDALVATEDVRHYRHSGIDLRSLVRVAIKSVLLGQDEGGGSTISQQLAKNLFPRDTTVNKTKLGKASHLAINKFKEWNTGVRLERAYTKNEILTMYLNTVPFGGESIVGIKSAARTFFNTTPDSLSIDQAAILIGMLKAPTAYNPRINPERSLNRRNTVISQMVKYGSLSREEADSVKQIPISVDYNLSSHLTGHGKHFRIFLTKFMNSSKPTPPGRSAGILSWERYRRDSLRWADDKLYGWINKFYKPDGTQYDLYRDGLRIYTTINYRMQQYAEEAVEAQLKDYLQPEFFKEKKGRPNAPFADITQEESRLILNRAVRQTDRYRTMISAGVPMDSIMMSFNEPVGMELFSWNGLIDTVLTPMDSIRYMKHILRAGFMAMDPADGSVKAFVGGHNYRYFQYEHVYQGRRQVGSTIKPFLYLLAMQEGYSPCDMIPLVATTFPNIIDNKDTTYTPTAPGRNVFAGKMVSLKWGLANSHNWVSAWLFKNFNPKNVIDLMRKMGVTSYIDPVPSMIYGPSDISLEEMVGAFNTFSNGGVYVSPVYVTRIEDRYGNVISSFHPVEEEAISQETAYLMLSLLRNVVDMTGRYMGEFYSGTANRLRWRYEFTGELAGKTGTTQNQSDGWYIGLAPKLTAAAWVGGEDRSIHFDDLTMGSGTNMALPIYGEFLKRVYADSTLGITMEDDFIRPLDFFVDMNCPDIMETRGSSTNDNF